The following nucleotide sequence is from Triticum dicoccoides isolate Atlit2015 ecotype Zavitan chromosome 7B, WEW_v2.0, whole genome shotgun sequence.
CAAACAGAGCAGGTAAATTTTCATCTCTGGAGTAGTACCTGGTTCTAGGGGCGAGAGGCTGGGAGTTGGCATTTAATACGGTCTCATCCGGTGGCCGTTTGTGAGTCAGGCGCCGTGCACGGCTCAGGCGGGCACAGAAATGAGGCTGAGCCGTGAAACGACTACCTGATCCGCGTATACAGTACGACCTGTCATCGCATTCATTGCTCGCCTGCGCTGGCCTAATACGGGGATATACGGTCGTTAAATACACACGGTAGCACAGATCCACATGCCAACTTGTGGTGTGGATTTCGGGAGCATCTGAGCCCGGGATCAGAAACGAATTTTCGCTCTATTAAAGGCTATAGCACACAGCACACTAGAGCTACAATGCGCTATTCAAAACCATGAGTTTTACACGAAGGCAGTAGACCAAAGTTTCTAGGGAAAACCAAAAAATTGAATGGACCCCTAATTTCTTATGCGAGTATTTTCTCGTTCATTCTGACAATTAGTGGAGCAATATTAATAATTGTAATGTTGTATACGAAACATGATTGGCTGGTAAACAATCGATATCACCAAGTCCATGAACTATTGAACATGTGAGTTATACTTCTTTGGCGCATATTTTGCTTATCAGAGTTTCACATAATCCAATTCTACAATTAACGAAGTACGTAAAAATTGTCAAAAATAGATCTGCATAAAAGGACAATTTCTGATTTTTTTGCAGGGTAATTTTTTATTTGTCTATGAATGCCCATGTTTTTATTAATATAATCATGGAAAACTATTATTTAGGAATATATGCACATTTCATTAACCAAATAAATTAATATAAACTTAACACACCCATGAACTAGAGATCTTGAGAGGACACGTGTCTGGGAACATTAGCATGAAGTAGTAAGTTGGCGGAGTTAGAAGTTAGTGGGCTTCCGAACGGGCCCTAAGTAGAAATATGAATTTTTTTCTCAAATGCATTTAAATTTAGATTTGGAGCCCATTCATTTCTCTACAGTGGCTGGCCATGTAAATAATGCTTTTATACCAGCCGACATTAAATGTCTGATGATCCATCTAATTCAAATTCCGCACACATGAATGGCTGGCGCTTTCACGGGGAAAACTCAAATATTGCTTGGTTTGGTGCTAAACGTTGGTAACCAACATGTAGGCAAAAAAAAATCAACGACTTTACGACTGTTGCTTTTATGTTCTTCTGAGTTTCACGTGGTTGCTCCGGTAGATAGAGGCCCAAAGATGGCGACAAACTAAGTTCACGGTGCGGGCCGGTGGATGTAGAAAGAAGACATCATTGATTTCTAAGGACCTACCTGTAATTTTTTATTCTTATGCAGAAGTTCTTGTAAGGACCATTTTTATTAAATTTATGGCCTTGAGTCTTTTCCTTACAAAATAGAAAAATGAATTTTTGACAGTAAAGAATAAATGCCAACGGTTCATGCCAACTTCCACGGGAGGAAGAGGAATTCCTTTTACGGACAAAATGAGTTGTAGATTGGTAGAAGATGGTTGctgtatttttttagaaaaaagtgAACGGAAGGAAAGAAAAAGAAGGCAGTCGCTTTGTTGGGTTGCTGGTGAAGCCCACAGTACATGTCGAGgtccagcccagcccagcccagcaCACAGGACGCACCACCAATCCAAAACCATTTCCCCTTTCGCCTGGTTCCTGCCCTCCCCACgccgcaccgccgcctccgcccACCGACGCCGTCCCGCTCGTTCTCCTCCGCCGGAACCCACGAGCACGCCTCGAAGCGGAGCAAATCTCTGCACGTCTCCTACAGGATCTGGATCGGCTCCTGCTACTCCTCCTCCCTCTGTCGGTAAGGAAACCCCCTAGCTTTGGTACGACCTTTTGCGGTGAAGAACCGAACCGAATCCAATCCAATCCAGACGGATCTCTTTTCTTCGAGACCGGCTGCTCTCATTTCCCATCCGTAGCGTAGGCAGGGCTGTCGTAACGAGGGGTTGTCATGTTGCATCCAACGGTGCACCCGCCCATGTATATTGCCACAGCATTTTGGGAATTTAAGCATCTCTTTCAGAAGGGATTTGGGGACCAAATTGGATTTACTTTGTGCCTGTACGCGTTTCGTTAGATTTTTGTGTTAGACCCCAATACACAGGTAAACAAGCTTAGGAACCAAATTATCAGTTTGACGATATTAGCTTAGGAATCAAGGCACTTGCTCTTGCATTCTATGTCTTCGATCCAAATTCTGATCACAGGGTAGGGTTTGCGGATGCTCACAGGACGGGGAGGAAGGAGACAAATATTTTGTATATAATTTCTGGTTATATGATCCATGTAGCACTGCATCACAGGGAAGGGAGTAAATTAAATGGCTCCACTTGCAATTGCATATAGGATTTCCAATTTTCATAGCATCAACCGCAAGAGGGACTGTTCAACAGTTAGCCAACGTGGATTATAAATTTGCGAACTCTCAaaaatgtaatcatgttctgtgtgCACGACTGAACTAGCAATCGTGGAAGAACAAAATTTCTAACTTCCTTAGAATTTTCTTTCAGTATTTCACTCTGTCAGAATGCCAATTATCAGCGCTATGGTAAATTGCATCGTGCATTGTTCCAAATATCGGCCAGTTAATCGGCATCTCGGTCAGTTAATCACTACTTGGTGGGTCACCGAGTAGCTGATTAACTGATTTATTGGTTGGATAACTAATTTATTGGCCGATTAACTGGACAATTCGCCTATTTATCCCTACTCAGCACCCTACCGGTATGGTACCAGTTAACGATATCCTGAACATTGGCATCATGTGTCGTTCACACACTTCAGTGCAGTGGTCTATATAGGTTTTCTTTTTCAACGTACATGTGCTCTATCTCTGTATGTAGCGTATGGGAAAACATGAAGAAATTAAGCTGAGGTCTCGAGTGCTGCATTTCGTTTTAAAAAGTTCACCCAACAAATCTCACACATGGCCCAAGTGAAGCTTGGAAACGGCATGTTCTTATTTATACTCCCCTCTCGACTCATTGAATCCTTGTTGCTGACAAGTTCCAACTCTATTTTTCACTATGaagttgctaacaagtagacagacCTTGTGAGGTAGGTGACTGTTTAGATTCGATATTGTGCTTGTTAGAGTGCCCTGACTGCACAGAAGAAAGCTGTCTCAGTAGTTCCTGTTTTGATGTACAAATAATATGTTTTTAGCTGGAGAGGCTACTCATCAGTAACACCTATTTTCTTTCGAGAAAACAGCAACGCCTATTTTTTTTAGGGTAATACGGAAGTAACATTTTAGTTGCTGCAGAATTGCGAGTGTTAAATTGTGTAACAGCTAGAGGGGAGCCAGGTTGAAGGAGGAAATTGAAGCCATGTGCTCACTCTATAATATTTGTACTGTCTAACTGCCTCCTGATGCCCAATGCGAGATTCACACTTCTACATAGCCTTtgcattttgaattgatatcaacaTGTCCCAAGTTGCCATAACATTTCCATCTCTGTGTCCTGTATGCAGCAGCGCCGAGTTGCCGGAGCAGATGGTGGGATTTGGTAGCCTTGCGCCCAAGACCAAGAACCTGGTGGTGGGCGGCGGGCTGACAGGGTTCGTCTttggggtgtactactacaccaTGAGAGCGGTTGGCAGCACTGATGAGCTGcaggtcgccatcgacaagtttgaagacctgaagaagaaggacGCCGCAGCCACCCCCGCCGCAAACCCCTCCACCCCAGGCTCATCGTAGGAAAAAACATGCTCTTAAACTTTTGTTTCCCTGTACCGAGCTTCTAAACTAGTTACCTCACAATTTGCATGATGATAATGGGTCATGTTAGATAGAGCTTTTTATGGCATGGGTGAGGTCcagatttttttttttgagggtaaGTGAAGTCCAGAATTAGTAATGCTTTTGTGTTGGTTATGGTGGCCGCGGATATACTACTGCTGGAGTAGAATTTTTGGAGGCACATTATTGCGGTTTGTTGCTATATTACATTTATTTCGTTCTTATCTCCAAGAACCTTGCAGGACCCCCTGATCAACCTTCTTAAGCTGTTGCACCTCTATGAAACAAAGCTCTCCAACATGGAAAAACTCGCAACACGGCCGCGAGGGTTTATCCTGATTACAAATGTAGGCTCCCACTCGCTATATCTTATAGGATTACAGACGAGAAAAGGTGTTAAAACAGAAAGTAAACAATAGAAGAACGTGCTATTGCCGGAATTCAAATAGTGACGCGCCCATGCACAGGAGCCCCTGGATCAGAGATCAACATGTGCCGTGACATCTCCCGAGCGCGAAGTGTTAAGTGGCGTAGGACGACGTTGGATCATAGATCGGCGATCGGGGGACACACTGAGAAGGAAGATAACTGAAGATGCTACACTTTGACGATATTGAGACATATATTCAGAGCTGGTTCCTGACAATGCCCCCCCTCCTTGAGATTCAGCTCGCTCTCAAGCCCCAAAGCCTGGGAAAATTTTATGGATTAAGGCGGAGTCCTCCAATGTCGCCTGCTCCGGAGGCATGTTCTTCCATTTGATCTTCCACTGAATGAATGACTGGGATACTGATGTTACCCTGCACCCGAGGAATAAGCTTGCGTTCCAGTAATTCTTCCGACTCGATGAGGATTGTACCATCAGGATTAAGTAGTGGGTGGTGTGCTGTAGGGATGGCCTTTGGGCCAATGTACCTTTTCAATTGGGAACATGGAATGTATGGTGCAGTTTGGTGTTGGAAATTGTGGACTATGTGCTCTACCCTCTAATTCATCTCTCTTTTTTATGGTGCCGCGTATAATGCATTTTGAGTCTAGAGGGGTGAGGACCTATTTATAGACTTCACTTTCAGGTGTTTTATTATTTCACCCGTTTCAGAAAAATCTGTATGAAACCTGAGCAGTGTCACCAACCATAATAAACATGCCAGTTTTTCAAGTCTAAATATACTAGTCCCTAGCACGATAAAATATGTGAATCATGTGCCATTATTAGATTGTATATCTGAAGTCAACTTCCAATCTTAATCATATGGGCCAATAGGCTGCAAAGCTGATCGTGCAAAACAAACTCAGCTCTTCCACCCTGTGATGTCCTGTAAAAAAATACATACGTACATATAAGATTTCAGCAGAGTCGACCCCTATTAATTCCTCTACtgtattccatcacagtcgtctcgGCACGTCCGGTATTACTTCCTTGAATAAAATTTCGCATCAATTATTCCATGTTACGAAATTAATCTTTCCTGCTTATAAAGATTGAAGTTGGTGGTGAGTTCACATATAGGTCCAACATCCTTTCAAAATAAACAAATACACACATATCCGCATGTGAAACTAGCAAGCTTTCAAGAGACATATAAACAAATATACTTTACTCACATGTGAGATctatcataaataaataaatacactACTTTCATATGAGACCAAATTTTTTGTAAAAGGCACAAATAAAAAAGACAAAAATGTGACTTCAACTCAAAATCGATCTTGATTTTAGTTCTCTTCCCAACCTATTATGGCCACTTCAAATTCTCTTACGCTGCATGTCtctcaccgtattatttgctatcttttcTAATTGTAAATCACCCAACGGGCATGAACGACACTAACGTTAGTTCACCACCTCTAAGCCAATGGTTTCGTGACAACGCACGGGCATCGTGCTAGTAATATGAATAATTATAGATTGAGTTACATAAATAATAACCATGTTGAATATATGTTAAAAGCCACAGAAGTATCCAACATCTCCCACCCGGCTGAAACATAGTAATCAATATATGAATTTTGATGTGTATGTAAACATGTTTTTAAAAGAAATCCTGACTCTAGTCAGTAAACATGCACCATATTAGTACTATACAAATAAATCAAATATACTCACCTGAGCTTAATCATTTCACACCTAATGTATACAATGATATCTCCCTCAATGTGATTACTTTTAGCTATAAAATCCGAAATAAGTGGCAGGTTGTGATGGACATTCCACGATATTACATGATGTGTGAGATTCCCTTAGCCACACATCTTTCCTTCCACTGCTTGAATGCAACCTTAAATTCCGGTACCTAAGGTTGATAGTATAACGACGATACATACAAATTCCAATACCATTTATTATTCCTTTTTTCCTTAGGAGTGCAAACATAATTCCTCATTGAGTATGATTCCCCTAATGAAGGTATTTTAACACGTTCATTTTCCATAGGAAAATGTATCACACCACTCTTA
It contains:
- the LOC119341399 gene encoding uncharacterized protein LOC119341399, coding for MVGFGSLAPKTKNLVVGGGLTGFVFGVYYYTMRAVGSTDELQVAIDKFEDLKKKDAAATPAANPSTPGSS